One part of the Marinobacterium rhizophilum genome encodes these proteins:
- the ilvA gene encoding threonine ammonia-lyase, biosynthetic, which produces MAHRYIKKILEARVYDVAIETPLDYARSLSERLDNRVLLKREDLQPVFSFKLRGAYNKMAQLSTEEKAKGVVTASAGNHAQGLAYSARHMNVKATIVMPKTTPDIKVSNVKAMGGKVVLHGDTFEEAKAHAERLVDEKGLVYVPPYDDPDVIAGQGTIGMELLHQESGPIDAVFVPVGGGGLIAGIAVYIKYLRPDVKVIGVESEDSACLHAALAADDRVKLSQVGIFAEGVAVAQIGQHTFDLARQYVDEVITVTTDEICAAIKDIFDDTRSICEPSGALGVAGLKKYVAREQCSERTLIAIDSGANVNFDRLRHIAERSEVGEKREAIIAARIPERPGSFRKFCAALGKRNITEFNYRYSDDKEAIVFAGIQTSAEGPGRAALLSELQEHLEEVIDLTDNEMAKLHIRYMVGGHAPANVSNEVVFRFEFPERPGALMKFLSKLGGRWNISMFHYRNHGAAYGRVLVGMQVPASEHEQVKAFLTEIGYNYWDETDNTAYRLFLG; this is translated from the coding sequence ATGGCTCATCGATATATCAAGAAGATTCTGGAGGCGCGTGTCTATGACGTAGCCATCGAGACCCCGCTGGATTACGCCCGCAGCCTGTCCGAACGGCTGGACAACCGGGTACTCCTCAAGCGCGAAGACCTGCAGCCGGTCTTCTCGTTCAAGCTGCGCGGCGCCTATAACAAGATGGCCCAGCTCAGCACTGAAGAAAAGGCCAAGGGCGTGGTCACGGCCTCCGCAGGCAACCACGCCCAGGGGCTGGCCTACTCGGCGCGCCACATGAACGTCAAGGCCACCATCGTCATGCCCAAGACCACGCCGGACATCAAGGTCAGCAACGTCAAGGCAATGGGCGGCAAGGTCGTGTTGCACGGCGATACCTTTGAGGAAGCCAAGGCCCATGCCGAACGCCTGGTCGATGAAAAGGGGCTGGTTTATGTACCGCCCTACGATGACCCCGATGTTATCGCCGGTCAGGGCACCATTGGCATGGAACTGCTGCACCAGGAAAGCGGCCCGATCGATGCCGTCTTCGTCCCGGTAGGCGGTGGTGGCCTGATCGCCGGCATCGCAGTCTATATCAAGTACCTGCGCCCGGATGTGAAGGTCATCGGCGTCGAGTCCGAAGACTCCGCCTGCCTGCACGCGGCGCTGGCTGCCGATGATCGGGTCAAGCTGTCACAGGTGGGGATCTTTGCCGAAGGCGTGGCCGTGGCCCAGATCGGCCAGCACACCTTCGACCTGGCACGGCAGTATGTCGATGAAGTCATCACCGTGACCACCGATGAAATCTGCGCCGCCATCAAGGATATCTTCGATGATACCCGCTCGATCTGCGAGCCGTCCGGCGCCCTGGGCGTGGCCGGCCTGAAGAAATATGTCGCCCGGGAGCAATGCAGCGAACGTACCCTGATCGCCATCGACTCCGGCGCCAACGTCAACTTCGACCGCCTGCGCCATATCGCCGAGCGTTCGGAGGTCGGTGAAAAGCGCGAAGCCATCATCGCCGCCCGCATACCGGAGCGCCCCGGCAGCTTCCGCAAGTTCTGCGCGGCGCTCGGCAAACGCAACATCACCGAGTTCAACTACCGCTACAGCGATGACAAGGAGGCCATCGTCTTTGCCGGCATCCAGACCAGCGCCGAGGGGCCTGGCCGCGCCGCCCTGCTGAGCGAACTGCAGGAGCACCTGGAAGAAGTCATCGACCTGACCGACAACGAGATGGCCAAGCTGCACATCCGTTACATGGTGGGCGGACATGCCCCGGCAAACGTGAGCAACGAAGTGGTGTTTCGATTCGAATTTCCGGAACGCCCCGGCGCACTGATGAAGTTCCTCAGCAAGCTGGGCGGGCGCTGGAACATTTCCATGTTCCACTACCGCAACCACGGCGCCGCCTACGGTCGGGTACTGGTGGGCATGCAGGTGCCTGCCAGCGAGCACGAACAGGTCAAGGCATTCCTGACCGAGATCGGCTACAACTACTGGGATGAAACCGACAACACCGCGTACCGCCTGTTTCTGGGCTAG
- the rpiA gene encoding ribose-5-phosphate isomerase RpiA encodes MTQDEMKQAVARAALDYIKGGLKDDSIVGVGTGSTANFFIDELATIKHQFEAAVASSEATAERLRAHGIPVYDLNAVAGLDTYVDGADEFDAGLSLVKGGGGALTREKIVAAASKEFVCIVDASKQVPVLGAFPLPVEVIPMARSLVARELVRLGGQPELREGFVTDNGNLILDVYNLEIREPRAFEAELNNIVGVVTNGLFARRGADVVLMGTREGVETIKAQ; translated from the coding sequence ATGACGCAGGATGAAATGAAGCAGGCTGTAGCGCGGGCGGCTCTGGATTATATCAAGGGCGGTTTGAAAGACGATTCCATCGTCGGCGTGGGCACCGGTTCCACGGCCAACTTCTTTATTGACGAGCTGGCGACCATCAAGCACCAGTTCGAGGCCGCGGTGGCCAGCTCCGAGGCGACCGCCGAACGGCTGCGCGCTCATGGTATTCCGGTGTATGACCTGAACGCAGTGGCGGGGCTTGATACCTATGTTGATGGCGCCGACGAGTTTGACGCCGGCCTGAGCCTGGTCAAGGGAGGCGGTGGTGCGCTGACGCGGGAGAAAATCGTCGCGGCGGCCTCGAAGGAATTCGTCTGCATCGTGGACGCCTCCAAGCAGGTGCCGGTTCTTGGCGCCTTCCCGCTGCCGGTGGAAGTGATTCCCATGGCGCGCTCCCTGGTCGCTCGGGAGCTGGTGCGCCTGGGGGGGCAGCCGGAACTGCGCGAAGGCTTTGTCACCGACAACGGCAACCTGATTCTGGATGTCTACAACCTGGAAATTCGTGAGCCCAGGGCATTTGAAGCCGAGCTCAACAACATCGTCGGTGTGGTCACCAACGGGCTCTTTGCCCGCCGTGGCGCGGATGTCGTGCTGATGGGGACCCGCGAGGGCGTCGAGACCATCAAGGCGCAGTAA
- a CDS encoding heavy metal-responsive transcriptional regulator — protein MPQLRIGDIAKGSGLSVETIRYYERRGLISPLGRLPSGYRCYDEHTLERLHFVVRCKSLGFSLDEIQELLQLDPNAESAQVKQKVELRIAQIEEKITQLRELQLSLHQLSELCSGEGPVSDCPIIDTLRH, from the coding sequence GTGCCACAGCTGCGCATCGGCGATATCGCCAAAGGATCGGGCCTGAGCGTCGAAACCATCCGGTATTACGAACGCCGCGGCCTGATCAGTCCCCTCGGGCGCCTGCCCTCGGGCTACCGCTGCTATGACGAGCATACCCTCGAACGCCTGCACTTTGTCGTGCGCTGCAAGTCGCTCGGGTTCAGCCTGGATGAAATTCAGGAACTGCTGCAGCTCGACCCCAATGCGGAGTCGGCGCAGGTAAAGCAGAAAGTTGAACTGCGCATTGCGCAGATCGAAGAAAAAATCACGCAGTTGCGCGAACTGCAGCTCTCGCTGCATCAGCTGTCCGAACTGTGCTCCGGCGAGGGGCCCGTTTCAGACTGTCCAATCATCGACACCCTCAGGCACTAA
- a CDS encoding ABC transporter permease, producing MSRAVFRLARQQAGSSLRSPEWRALLAALLVAITLISLLTQLGDRLEQSLSRRTAELLGADLVLRAEAPVALSAQGDIRSSQVAQFPTMLEAGDEMMLVSVRAVTDPYPLRGAIVTEPAQHPGIPEPGTAWAEPRIFEMLQLQPGDTVQLGYSTFRLSHRLISSPDRGSGFRSFSPGLIMRADALDATGVIAPGSRVQYRQLFAGPAEAVAVLEEQLRANLGPDERLFSLQADQPMTGRALRNAELYLRLSALFALLLGALTITLSLRRYNAAQHSRAALLLSLGLESRQLLLLYGYQLLFGWMLCALLGTALGFGLQHLLVQLLGDLLPQPVPQAGVGAMASGALIGLLLLTTLGLPAFYRLSQVSVVALFRETSLPTGLRPRLFQLLGLVMLAALMGLYIESFTLALMLLGALTLSGLAVGWLAQTLLQRLAAGLRHRMRLGSLLILRIRQQRKWHRLQAATMTLLLTLLATLIIARGDMLQQWRTQFPPDTPNYFLINIQPWEKEPLDQLFADNELSPALYPMIRGRISSLNGAPLAEAPLTEEQRRHNALRRELNLTWAEQMPTNNSLLSGSWWQGTPSEPQISVEQDLAEALGISTGDSLGFQIGSQLLEARVSNIRAVQWESFTPNFYVIFSPGALDNLPATFITALRLEDDQRTLARTLLQQFPTLTLIDIDQLLNQAQALIEKLVDSSSMILLLTLFAGLLLLVVTLMQELERRRYESALLQTLGATPAQSRQLDLLELLWLGLICGALAALACEAILWLIHARVLQIPLTLHPLNWLVLPPLSALLFTGIGALIRKPLDQARCYSLLKAS from the coding sequence ATGAGCCGGGCTGTTTTTCGCCTCGCCCGGCAGCAGGCCGGCAGTAGCCTGCGCAGCCCGGAATGGCGTGCCCTGCTGGCAGCCCTGCTGGTGGCCATCACACTGATTTCGCTACTGACCCAGCTGGGCGACCGGCTGGAACAAAGCCTCAGCCGACGTACCGCCGAGCTACTGGGAGCCGACCTGGTACTGCGCGCCGAAGCACCGGTGGCACTGTCAGCACAGGGAGATATTCGCAGCAGCCAGGTGGCACAGTTCCCTACCATGCTCGAAGCCGGCGACGAAATGATGCTGGTGTCGGTGCGGGCTGTCACCGACCCCTACCCGCTGCGAGGCGCTATCGTCACGGAGCCTGCGCAGCACCCGGGCATCCCCGAGCCCGGCACCGCCTGGGCGGAGCCACGCATATTCGAAATGCTGCAGCTGCAACCCGGCGATACCGTACAGCTGGGCTACAGCACGTTTCGCCTCAGCCATCGCTTGATCAGCTCGCCGGACCGGGGCAGCGGCTTTCGCAGCTTCAGCCCCGGGCTCATCATGCGGGCCGATGCGCTGGATGCCACCGGCGTAATCGCACCGGGTAGCCGGGTGCAATACCGCCAGCTGTTTGCCGGGCCTGCCGAGGCAGTCGCAGTACTGGAAGAACAGCTGCGGGCGAACCTGGGGCCCGACGAGCGACTCTTTTCGCTGCAGGCGGATCAACCCATGACCGGGCGGGCGCTGCGCAACGCCGAACTCTACCTGCGCCTCAGCGCCCTGTTTGCACTGCTGCTCGGAGCCCTGACTATTACCCTGAGCCTGCGCCGCTACAATGCCGCGCAGCATTCCCGGGCCGCGTTGCTGCTGAGCCTGGGGCTGGAAAGCCGCCAGCTACTGCTGCTCTATGGCTACCAGCTGCTGTTTGGCTGGATGCTCTGCGCCCTGCTCGGCACGGCCCTGGGCTTTGGGCTGCAGCACCTGCTGGTGCAGCTGCTCGGTGACCTGCTGCCACAGCCCGTGCCCCAGGCGGGCGTCGGTGCCATGGCCAGTGGTGCCCTGATCGGCCTGCTGTTGCTGACGACTCTGGGACTGCCGGCCTTTTATCGCCTGAGCCAGGTTTCGGTGGTCGCGCTCTTTCGTGAAACCAGCCTGCCCACGGGGCTGCGCCCGCGCCTGTTCCAGCTGCTGGGGCTGGTCATGCTGGCGGCACTGATGGGCCTTTACATCGAGTCCTTTACCCTGGCCCTGATGCTGCTCGGCGCCCTGACCCTCAGCGGCCTGGCGGTCGGCTGGCTCGCCCAGACGTTGCTGCAACGCCTGGCCGCGGGCTTGCGCCACCGCATGCGCCTTGGCAGCCTGCTGATCCTGCGTATCCGCCAGCAACGCAAGTGGCACCGCCTGCAGGCCGCCACCATGACACTGCTGCTGACCCTGCTGGCGACCCTGATCATTGCCCGCGGCGACATGCTGCAACAGTGGCGTACCCAGTTCCCGCCGGATACGCCCAACTACTTCCTGATCAATATCCAGCCCTGGGAAAAGGAGCCGCTGGACCAGCTGTTCGCCGACAATGAACTGAGCCCGGCCCTGTACCCCATGATCCGCGGTCGCATCAGCAGCCTGAACGGTGCCCCCCTGGCCGAAGCACCGCTGACGGAGGAGCAACGCCGACACAATGCGCTGCGACGCGAGCTGAACCTGACCTGGGCCGAACAGATGCCCACCAACAACAGTCTGCTCAGTGGCAGCTGGTGGCAGGGCACGCCATCCGAACCACAGATTTCGGTGGAACAGGACCTGGCCGAGGCCCTGGGAATCAGCACTGGCGACAGTCTCGGTTTCCAGATCGGCAGCCAGCTGCTCGAGGCACGGGTCAGCAATATTCGTGCAGTACAGTGGGAGTCATTCACACCCAACTTCTACGTGATTTTTTCGCCCGGCGCGCTGGACAACCTGCCGGCGACCTTTATCACCGCCCTGCGGCTGGAGGACGACCAGCGCACGCTTGCCCGCACGCTGTTACAGCAGTTTCCGACCCTGACCCTGATCGACATCGATCAACTGCTCAACCAGGCCCAGGCACTGATCGAAAAGCTGGTGGACAGTTCCAGCATGATCCTGCTGCTGACACTGTTCGCCGGCCTTTTGCTGCTGGTGGTCACGCTGATGCAGGAACTGGAACGACGCCGCTATGAAAGCGCCCTGTTGCAGACATTGGGTGCCACGCCAGCCCAGAGTCGCCAGCTCGACCTGCTCGAACTGCTCTGGCTCGGCCTGATTTGTGGCGCTCTGGCGGCCCTGGCCTGCGAAGCCATTCTCTGGCTGATTCATGCCCGGGTGCTGCAGATTCCCCTGACGCTGCATCCGCTGAACTGGCTGGTGCTGCCTCCGCTGTCGGCGCTGCTTTTTACCGGCATAGGTGCGCTGATTCGAAAACCGCTGGACCAGGCGCGCTGCTACAGCCTGCTCAAGGCCAGCTGA
- a CDS encoding ABC transporter ATP-binding protein, whose protein sequence is MDSPESSDQVVVSAHTVSKKFHTQSGELQLFENLNLEVRRGESVAIIGPSGAGKSTLLSMLAGLDQPTAGIIRLASKNLAELDETARARLRARSVSFVFQSFHLLPELSALDNVRLPLEIRGETDSEQQARHWLAQVGLASRAEHLPGQLSGGEQQRVAIARAFATRPAILFADEPTGNLDSETGASIVEQLFGLNAQQHTTLILITHDSQLASRCSRRLQLRQGQLLEALQ, encoded by the coding sequence ATGGACTCTCCAGAATCATCAGATCAAGTTGTCGTTTCGGCTCACACGGTCAGCAAAAAATTCCACACCCAAAGCGGCGAACTGCAACTGTTCGAAAACCTTAACCTTGAGGTTCGCCGCGGTGAAAGTGTTGCCATTATTGGCCCGTCCGGCGCGGGCAAGTCAACCCTGCTGAGCATGCTGGCCGGGCTGGATCAGCCGACAGCCGGCATTATCCGGCTGGCCAGCAAGAATCTGGCCGAGCTCGACGAGACCGCCCGTGCCCGCCTGCGCGCCCGCTCGGTCAGTTTCGTGTTTCAGTCATTTCACCTGCTGCCGGAGCTCAGTGCGCTGGACAACGTGCGCCTGCCGCTGGAAATCCGCGGCGAAACCGACAGCGAGCAGCAGGCCCGGCACTGGCTGGCCCAGGTGGGACTGGCGAGCCGGGCCGAGCACCTGCCGGGACAGCTGTCCGGCGGCGAGCAACAGCGCGTCGCCATTGCCCGCGCCTTCGCCACCCGGCCCGCTATTCTTTTTGCCGATGAGCCCACCGGCAACCTGGATAGCGAAACCGGCGCCAGCATCGTCGAGCAGTTGTTTGGACTCAATGCCCAGCAACATACCACCCTGATCCTGATTACCCATGACAGCCAGCTGGCAAGTCGCTGCTCGCGCCGCCTGCAGTTACGCCAGGGTCAGCTACTGGAGGCCCTGCAATGA
- a CDS encoding arylesterase: protein MFRLLLFVCVLLIPGIGAAQSILVLGDSLSAAYGMPVEQGWVALMRQRIEQQSAGVAVVNASIGGETTQGGITRLPALLEQHEPDILILELGANDGLRGTPLPVIRQNLSRLISLGQEAGARVLLLGIRLPPNYGPRYSEGFYSIFAELSESEQVARVPFLMEGVALDRSLMQDDGLHPNSAAQPRMLENVWTQLQALLSAPPARTVTEAG from the coding sequence ATGTTCCGCCTGCTGCTGTTTGTCTGCGTGTTATTGATACCCGGTATCGGGGCCGCACAATCCATTCTGGTTCTGGGAGACAGTCTGTCCGCGGCCTACGGCATGCCGGTGGAGCAGGGCTGGGTGGCCCTGATGCGCCAGCGTATCGAACAGCAGTCCGCCGGTGTGGCGGTCGTCAACGCCAGCATTGGCGGTGAAACGACCCAGGGTGGCATTACCCGTCTGCCGGCGCTGCTGGAGCAGCATGAACCGGATATCCTGATCCTGGAGCTGGGCGCCAATGATGGCCTGCGGGGCACGCCCCTGCCCGTCATTCGGCAGAACCTGAGCCGGCTGATCAGCCTGGGGCAGGAGGCCGGCGCGCGGGTGTTACTGCTGGGAATCCGTTTGCCGCCCAACTATGGTCCTCGCTACAGTGAGGGTTTCTATTCTATCTTCGCAGAGTTGTCTGAGTCCGAACAGGTCGCACGAGTTCCCTTTCTGATGGAAGGTGTGGCGCTGGACCGCAGCCTGATGCAGGACGATGGTCTGCATCCCAATAGCGCGGCCCAGCCCAGAATGCTTGAAAACGTCTGGACCCAGCTGCAGGCGCTGTTGTCGGCGCCGCCTGCCCGGACGGTAACAGAGGCCGGCTGA
- a CDS encoding superoxide dismutase, giving the protein MSFELPPLPFAKDALLPHISAETLDFHHGKHHNTYVVKLNGLVPGTEYEGKTLEEVIMAAPAGPVFNNAAQIWNHTFYWNSLSPNGGGAPSGAIADAINAKWGTFEAFQAEFNDKAVNNFGSSWTWLVKNADGSLDIVNTSNAGTPMTSGQTALLTVDLWEHAYYIDYRNLRPDYLKGFWALVNWDFANANLAG; this is encoded by the coding sequence ATGAGCTTTGAACTACCACCGCTGCCTTTCGCCAAAGACGCTCTGCTGCCGCACATCTCTGCGGAAACACTGGACTTCCACCACGGCAAACACCACAACACCTATGTGGTCAAGCTGAACGGTCTGGTCCCGGGCACCGAATACGAAGGCAAGACTCTGGAAGAGGTCATCATGGCCGCTCCGGCCGGCCCTGTTTTCAACAACGCCGCGCAAATCTGGAACCACACCTTCTACTGGAACAGCCTGTCCCCCAACGGTGGCGGCGCGCCCTCAGGTGCCATCGCCGACGCGATCAACGCCAAGTGGGGCACCTTTGAAGCCTTCCAGGCCGAGTTCAACGACAAGGCCGTCAACAACTTCGGTTCCTCCTGGACCTGGCTGGTGAAGAACGCCGACGGTTCCCTGGACATCGTCAACACCAGCAACGCTGGCACGCCGATGACTTCCGGCCAGACCGCACTGCTGACCGTCGACCTGTGGGAACACGCCTACTACATCGATTACCGCAACCTGCGTCCTGACTACCTGAAAGGTTTCTGGGCCCTGGTAAACTGGGACTTCGCCAACGCCAACCTGGCAGGCTAA
- the nudE gene encoding ADP compounds hydrolase NudE: MPVKPQILKVTSVARSRLFHVEALELRFSNGVERSYERLATRGRGAVMIVPILANGDVVLIREYAAGLDEYPLTLPKGLIDPGENAEQAAHRELQEEAGFGSRKLERLKEMTSAPNYMGHRMTVLLARDLYPSQLEGDEPEPLDPVHWPLSELEALVQREDFSEGRAIAALYMARTRLELEAGSVSATD, encoded by the coding sequence ATGCCCGTAAAGCCACAGATATTGAAGGTAACCAGCGTTGCACGCAGCCGCCTGTTTCATGTTGAGGCGCTGGAACTGCGCTTCTCCAACGGCGTTGAACGCAGCTATGAGCGCCTGGCCACGCGCGGTCGCGGCGCCGTTATGATCGTGCCGATTCTGGCCAATGGCGATGTGGTCCTGATCCGCGAGTACGCCGCCGGGCTCGATGAATACCCCCTCACCCTGCCCAAGGGGCTCATCGATCCGGGCGAGAACGCCGAGCAGGCTGCCCATCGCGAGTTGCAGGAAGAGGCCGGCTTTGGCAGTCGCAAACTGGAACGCTTGAAAGAGATGACCAGCGCCCCCAACTATATGGGGCACCGAATGACAGTCCTGCTGGCCCGGGATCTCTACCCCAGCCAGCTGGAAGGCGACGAACCCGAGCCCCTGGACCCGGTACACTGGCCGCTGTCCGAGCTGGAAGCCCTGGTACAGCGCGAGGACTTCAGCGAAGGGCGGGCAATCGCCGCGCTCTACATGGCGCGCACCCGGCTGGAACTGGAAGCCGGCTCAGTGTCGGCAACCGACTGA
- the yrfG gene encoding GMP/IMP nucleotidase, producing the protein MLDWRAVDTVLLDMDGTLLDLHFDSYFWLEHLPLRYAQLRQLEPADAREWLHQRITQEQGTLNWYCLDYWSEQLGVDITALKREVADRIGFRPQVKDFLQRLRQRGMRSVIVTNAHRDSLNIKLQLTGLDALVDGIVSSHDFRLPKEDIEFWTQLQAVEPFDPARTLLVDDSLAVLRSAQRYGIAHLLSIVQPDSQAPARNIDEFRAIDQFDELFKGGDQHNE; encoded by the coding sequence ATGCTGGACTGGCGCGCCGTCGATACTGTTCTGCTCGATATGGATGGAACCCTGCTGGACCTCCATTTCGATTCCTACTTCTGGCTTGAGCATCTGCCGTTGCGCTATGCGCAACTGCGCCAGCTCGAGCCCGCAGACGCCCGGGAGTGGCTGCATCAGCGTATCACACAGGAGCAGGGCACGCTCAACTGGTATTGCCTGGATTACTGGTCCGAGCAGCTGGGCGTCGATATTACGGCGCTCAAGCGCGAAGTCGCCGATCGCATCGGTTTTCGGCCCCAGGTGAAGGATTTTTTGCAGCGCCTGCGCCAGCGCGGCATGCGTTCGGTGATTGTCACCAATGCCCATCGGGACAGCCTGAATATCAAGCTGCAGCTGACCGGCCTCGATGCGCTGGTCGACGGGATTGTCAGTTCCCACGATTTCCGCCTGCCCAAGGAGGATATCGAGTTCTGGACGCAACTGCAGGCGGTGGAGCCCTTTGACCCGGCGCGCACGCTGCTGGTGGATGACAGCCTGGCGGTACTGCGTTCGGCGCAGCGTTACGGCATCGCTCACCTGCTGTCCATTGTCCAGCCGGACAGCCAGGCACCGGCCCGCAACATCGATGAATTCCGGGCCATCGATCAGTTTGATGAACTATTCAAAGGGGGTGACCAGCACAATGAGTGA
- the hslR gene encoding ribosome-associated heat shock protein Hsp15 has product MSDTQEHRVRLDKWLWAARFYRTRATAKDMIEGGKVHYNGQRSKCSKLVEVGAMLQIRQGMDIKEIEILQLSDQRRGAPEAQQLYRETPESIAKREKLAADRKLNGGSSLNPRHQLNKKDRRQIRSFKERQAE; this is encoded by the coding sequence ATGAGTGATACCCAGGAGCACAGGGTGCGGCTCGACAAGTGGCTCTGGGCGGCACGATTTTACCGTACCAGGGCCACCGCCAAGGACATGATCGAGGGTGGCAAGGTGCACTACAACGGCCAGCGCAGCAAGTGCAGCAAGCTGGTTGAAGTGGGCGCCATGCTGCAGATTCGCCAGGGGATGGATATCAAGGAAATCGAAATATTGCAGCTGTCCGATCAGCGCCGCGGCGCCCCCGAGGCGCAGCAGCTCTATCGTGAAACGCCCGAGAGCATTGCCAAGCGTGAAAAACTGGCGGCCGACCGCAAGCTCAATGGCGGCAGCAGCCTGAATCCGCGCCACCAGCTCAACAAGAAGGACCGGCGCCAGATTCGCAGCTTTAAGGAACGTCAGGCTGAATGA
- a CDS encoding phosphatase PAP2 family protein has product MHREISIFPGTWKLKPLITLHLCAAALLLSFTLPATKELWRQLDTSIFYCLNALVAQSDAQASFWAWMNVREADLLPGILILLSLTFPGLGFKREQLQQALVGFFALLFIALVLRQLLHEVTDLFQLAGLSPSLVLEPVYRLSELAPHIDAKDASKASFPGDHAAILLLWAGFIMLSRRSLASVLALLTAAAFTLPRMVGGAHWFSDNYVGGLFTALVALAWAFYSPLCAWLAIRLMHLCAPLFEQLARLPGIGRLPFFAANHSA; this is encoded by the coding sequence ATGCACCGCGAGATCTCCATTTTTCCAGGGACCTGGAAGCTGAAACCGCTGATTACCCTGCACCTGTGTGCCGCCGCGCTGCTGCTGAGCTTCACGCTGCCGGCCACGAAGGAGCTGTGGCGCCAGCTGGACACTAGCATTTTCTACTGTCTGAACGCACTGGTCGCCCAGAGTGATGCCCAGGCGAGCTTCTGGGCCTGGATGAACGTGCGGGAGGCAGACCTGCTGCCGGGTATCCTGATTCTGCTGTCACTGACGTTCCCGGGCCTGGGTTTTAAGCGCGAACAGCTACAGCAGGCACTGGTCGGCTTCTTTGCCCTGCTGTTCATCGCCCTGGTTCTGCGCCAGCTGCTGCACGAAGTGACGGACCTGTTCCAGCTGGCGGGACTGAGCCCCTCACTGGTGCTGGAGCCGGTTTACCGCCTGAGCGAGCTGGCACCGCACATAGATGCCAAGGATGCATCCAAAGCAAGCTTCCCGGGTGATCATGCCGCCATCCTGCTGCTCTGGGCCGGCTTCATCATGCTGAGCCGCCGCAGCCTGGCCTCGGTGCTGGCCCTGCTGACCGCAGCGGCCTTTACCCTGCCGCGCATGGTCGGTGGTGCCCACTGGTTCAGCGACAACTACGTTGGTGGTCTATTTACGGCGCTGGTTGCCCTGGCCTGGGCGTTTTACAGCCCGCTATGCGCCTGGCTCGCAATCAGGCTGATGCATCTGTGCGCACCGCTGTTCGAACAGCTGGCGCGTTTGCCCGGCATCGGCCGACTACCGTTCTTTGCGGCCAATCATTCAGCCTGA
- the hslO gene encoding Hsp33 family molecular chaperone HslO has protein sequence MSNSDQIQPVLFDKLDIRGVLVGLESSYQQVLELHDYPPLLQTVLGEMLAAVSLLSSTLKFEGRLILQAAGEGAVQMLMAECNHQQDLRAIARYEGEIPQEQAFNELLVNGRLAITIEPAEGRRYQGVVSLEGETLARCIESYFSQSEQLPTQVHLVADGERAAGFLLQVMPAAGTAGEDWSHISQLGATLKSEELLTLDNETLLYRLFHEESCRLFDARPLRFHCDCSRERSGNALQFMTREELLAIVAEEGAVGVSCQFCNEHHSFDETDILSMFSDSANVPRSDLLH, from the coding sequence ATGAGCAATTCCGATCAGATACAGCCTGTGCTGTTCGACAAACTTGATATTCGTGGTGTTTTGGTGGGGCTCGAGTCCAGCTATCAGCAGGTGCTGGAGCTGCACGACTATCCGCCCCTGTTGCAGACGGTGCTGGGCGAAATGCTGGCGGCGGTGAGCCTGCTGAGCTCGACGCTGAAGTTCGAAGGCCGCCTGATCCTGCAGGCGGCTGGTGAAGGCGCGGTGCAGATGCTGATGGCGGAGTGCAATCACCAGCAGGATCTGCGGGCCATTGCCCGTTATGAGGGTGAAATCCCGCAGGAGCAGGCCTTTAACGAACTGCTGGTGAACGGACGCCTGGCGATTACCATTGAGCCTGCCGAAGGCCGGCGCTATCAGGGTGTGGTTTCACTGGAGGGCGAGACCCTGGCGCGCTGCATTGAAAGCTACTTCAGCCAGTCCGAACAGTTGCCCACCCAGGTGCATCTGGTGGCGGACGGTGAGCGTGCAGCGGGATTCCTGCTGCAGGTCATGCCAGCGGCGGGCACGGCGGGCGAGGACTGGTCCCATATCAGCCAGTTGGGCGCTACGCTGAAATCCGAAGAGCTGCTGACGCTGGACAACGAAACCCTGCTGTATCGGCTGTTTCACGAAGAATCTTGCCGCCTTTTCGATGCGCGCCCGTTACGCTTTCATTGTGATTGCAGTCGTGAACGCAGCGGTAATGCGCTGCAGTTCATGACCCGTGAAGAGCTGCTGGCGATCGTGGCAGAAGAGGGCGCTGTTGGCGTGAGCTGTCAGTTTTGTAATGAACATCACAGCTTCGATGAAACGGATATTCTGAGCATGTTCTCGGACAGTGCCAATGTTCCCCGCTCCGATCTGCTGCACTGA